A window of the Tunturibacter empetritectus genome harbors these coding sequences:
- the glgX gene encoding glycogen debranching protein GlgX, producing the protein MKRTLLPGRPYPLGATVTRKGTNFALFSEGATKVELCFFDAEGRQTDCIALQERTAYVWHGLVRDIKAGQLYGYRIDGPWEPERGRRFNKYKLLVDPYAEALSGQVDWKKPIFAYDVASGDDLKMDTQDSADGVPKSVVIDSKFDWGDDCPPETPLADSVIYEMHVKGFSIRNPMVPEKLRGTYAGLACEPSINYLKKLGVTAVELLPIHHFIDEGPLVARGLVDYWGYNTLGYFAPMSRYSSCGDTGGQVNEFKRMVKALHAAGIEVILDVVYNHTCEGNQLGPTLCWKGVCNTTYYRVNEESPRYYVDYTGTGNTLNVRNPQVLKMLMDSLRYWVTEMHVDGFRFDLAATLARELHDVSRLSSFFDTIHQDPTLADVKLIAEPWDVGEGGYQVGQFPVLWAEWNGKYRDTVRRFWKGDAGQLSDLGNRLTGSSDLYQYDGRKPYASINFITAHDGYTLCDLISYDRKHNEANGEDNKDGSDSNDSWNMGAEGPTDDEGINRLRERQMRNFLATLMLSQGVPMLNGGDEIARSQMGNNNCYCQDNELTWHDWDLDEPRKRVRDFTSQLIHFRLNHPNLHRRKFFQDREIRRRGEDLIIKDVAWFSTDGKQVPDEVWNTQWNRSVAVLLNGQTLQVTDEDGLPVIDDSFFLVVNASQDGVEYVLPASPSGKPWCQVIDTEDIEQPFTHAEVEKKIIVGGRALKLFSDGKIS; encoded by the coding sequence ATGAAACGCACCCTTCTTCCTGGCCGACCCTATCCGCTTGGCGCGACTGTAACGAGGAAAGGCACGAACTTCGCCCTCTTTTCTGAGGGCGCAACCAAGGTTGAGCTCTGCTTTTTTGACGCAGAGGGCAGACAGACTGATTGCATCGCTTTGCAGGAGCGAACCGCGTATGTATGGCATGGGCTGGTTCGCGATATCAAAGCGGGGCAGTTATATGGGTACCGGATCGATGGTCCGTGGGAGCCGGAGCGCGGGCGCCGCTTCAATAAATACAAGCTGCTGGTCGATCCTTATGCTGAAGCGCTTTCAGGGCAGGTTGACTGGAAGAAGCCGATCTTCGCGTATGACGTGGCGTCGGGAGACGATCTGAAGATGGATACGCAGGACAGCGCGGATGGTGTTCCGAAGAGCGTTGTGATCGACAGCAAATTCGACTGGGGAGACGACTGTCCGCCTGAGACGCCGCTGGCTGATTCGGTGATCTATGAGATGCATGTGAAGGGCTTCAGCATACGGAATCCCATGGTTCCAGAGAAGCTTCGCGGGACTTACGCGGGGCTTGCGTGTGAGCCGAGTATTAACTATTTGAAGAAGCTTGGCGTGACGGCGGTGGAGCTGTTGCCGATTCACCACTTCATCGACGAAGGACCGCTGGTGGCCAGGGGTCTTGTGGATTATTGGGGGTACAACACGCTGGGGTACTTTGCGCCGATGTCCCGCTACAGCTCGTGCGGGGATACCGGCGGACAGGTGAATGAGTTCAAACGGATGGTGAAGGCGCTGCACGCTGCGGGGATCGAGGTGATCCTCGACGTGGTCTACAACCATACCTGCGAAGGCAACCAGCTGGGCCCGACTTTGTGCTGGAAGGGAGTTTGTAACACGACCTATTACAGAGTGAATGAGGAGAGTCCCAGATACTACGTGGACTACACGGGGACGGGGAATACGTTGAACGTGCGGAATCCGCAGGTGCTGAAGATGCTGATGGATTCGCTGCGCTATTGGGTTACGGAGATGCATGTCGATGGGTTTCGCTTTGACCTTGCAGCGACGCTGGCGCGGGAGCTGCATGACGTGAGCCGTCTGTCTTCTTTCTTCGACACGATTCACCAAGACCCTACGCTGGCCGATGTGAAGCTTATCGCAGAGCCGTGGGATGTCGGCGAAGGAGGGTACCAGGTGGGGCAGTTTCCTGTTCTGTGGGCGGAGTGGAATGGGAAGTACCGCGATACGGTTCGCCGCTTCTGGAAGGGTGATGCGGGGCAGCTCTCCGATCTCGGCAATCGCCTTACCGGATCGAGCGATCTGTATCAGTACGACGGGCGCAAGCCGTATGCGAGCATCAACTTTATTACGGCGCATGACGGATATACCCTGTGCGACCTGATCAGCTACGACCGGAAACACAATGAAGCAAATGGAGAAGACAACAAGGATGGCTCGGACAGCAACGACTCGTGGAATATGGGCGCGGAAGGTCCGACGGACGATGAGGGGATCAACCGTTTGCGTGAGAGGCAGATGCGAAACTTCCTGGCTACGTTGATGCTCTCTCAAGGCGTGCCGATGCTGAATGGGGGCGATGAGATAGCGCGGTCGCAGATGGGGAACAATAACTGCTACTGCCAGGACAATGAGCTGACGTGGCATGACTGGGATCTGGATGAACCGCGCAAACGGGTGCGCGACTTTACGAGTCAGCTGATCCACTTCCGGTTGAATCACCCGAATTTGCATCGGCGAAAGTTTTTTCAGGATCGCGAGATTCGCAGGCGAGGCGAGGACCTGATTATCAAGGATGTCGCGTGGTTTAGCACGGATGGCAAACAGGTGCCTGACGAGGTTTGGAATACCCAGTGGAACCGGTCGGTGGCAGTTCTGCTGAATGGGCAGACGCTGCAGGTGACCGATGAGGACGGTTTGCCGGTGATCGACGATAGTTTTTTTCTGGTTGTGAACGCGTCGCAGGATGGCGTCGAGTATGTGCTGCCCGCGTCGCCCTCAGGTAAACCCTGGTGCCAGGTGATTGATACTGAGGATATCGAGCAGCCCTTTACCCATGCTGAGGTTGAGAAAAAGATCATCGTCGGCGGGCGAGCTCTGAAGCTGTTTAGTGATGGGAAGATCAGCTAG
- the larE gene encoding ATP-dependent sacrificial sulfur transferase LarE: protein MDLTAKSAKLHETLQHLGSVLVAYSGGTDSAYLAYAAHQALGDNMQAVIADSPSLPRAELAAALAFAADHNIPIQILRTNELENPDYQRNDAHRCFHCKDELFQQMEQARAHRNFAHIAYGMNLDDRADFRPGQQAAAQHHAVAPLVTAGLTKQEIRTLAQQAGLKLWDKPASACLSSRIEYGRPVTRENLSQVEQAEEALHALGFPQVRVRHHGDLARIEIARIDLPRALSLPTLEAITAAIKPLGFLYVTLDTEGYRSGSMNDILLAASAILPAR, encoded by the coding sequence ATGGATCTGACCGCCAAGTCCGCGAAGCTCCACGAAACCCTCCAGCACCTCGGCAGCGTTCTGGTCGCCTACTCCGGCGGCACCGACTCCGCCTACCTCGCCTACGCCGCCCACCAGGCCCTCGGCGACAACATGCAAGCCGTCATCGCCGACTCCCCCTCCCTCCCCCGCGCAGAACTAGCCGCCGCCCTCGCCTTCGCCGCCGATCACAACATCCCCATCCAGATCCTCCGCACCAACGAGCTCGAAAACCCCGACTACCAGCGCAACGATGCCCACCGCTGCTTCCACTGCAAAGACGAGCTCTTCCAGCAGATGGAGCAAGCCCGAGCCCACCGCAACTTCGCCCACATCGCCTACGGCATGAACCTCGACGACCGCGCCGACTTCCGCCCCGGCCAGCAGGCCGCTGCGCAACACCACGCCGTCGCTCCCCTCGTCACCGCCGGTCTCACCAAGCAAGAGATTCGCACCCTCGCCCAGCAAGCCGGCCTCAAGCTCTGGGACAAGCCCGCCAGCGCCTGCCTCTCCTCCCGCATCGAGTACGGCCGCCCCGTCACCCGCGAAAATCTCTCCCAGGTCGAGCAGGCCGAAGAGGCACTCCACGCCCTCGGCTTCCCCCAGGTCCGCGTCCGCCACCACGGCGATCTCGCCCGCATCGAAATCGCCCGCATCGATCTCCCCCGCGCCCTCTCCCTCCCCACCCTCGAAGCCATCACCGCCGCCATCAAACCCCTCGGCTTCCTCTACGTCACCCTCGACACCGAAGGCTACCGCTCCGGCTCCATGAACGACATCCTCCTCGCCGCCTCCGCCATCCTCCCCGCCCGATAA
- the larC gene encoding nickel pincer cofactor biosynthesis protein LarC produces the protein MTPMRIAYLDCFAGISGDMFLGALLDAGLDPAILHEAVTALNLNATLKIERVDRSGISSTKVHVYEGLSLAESNTADPAHRHENEEADHSHQHHPKTQHQHKTGHPHTHEREHTHGRSLAVIRDLITAASLPPAVKQTAIHTFELLGASEAKIHNVPIEKIHFHEVGAVDAIVDIVASAAGIHALAIDKWFSSPINVGGGTVDCAHGRFPVPAPATADLLRGLPTYSAHIEKELVTPTGAALLRALAPTFGPQPAMRVEHIGYGAGTRNPKDFPNVLRLSIGEADNSTHAAPSLEHSLNKHHPHNSQTVTVLETALDDLSPQILAYVSETALAQGALDVMLTPVIMKKGRPGTLLTILCNPSDSPALQQLILRETSTLGLRIRQDTRVCVDRHHATVTTPYGDIRVKIGTLNGEQCNIAPEFEDCRAAAAKHNVPLKLVQQIAIAAYLK, from the coding sequence ATGACGCCCATGCGTATCGCCTACCTAGACTGCTTCGCCGGCATCAGTGGCGACATGTTCCTCGGAGCCCTTCTCGACGCCGGCCTCGATCCCGCCATCCTCCACGAAGCCGTAACCGCCCTGAACCTCAACGCAACCCTCAAGATCGAAAGAGTAGACCGCAGCGGAATCTCCTCCACCAAGGTCCACGTCTACGAGGGCTTAAGCCTCGCCGAGAGCAATACCGCCGACCCAGCCCATCGTCACGAAAACGAAGAAGCAGATCATTCTCATCAGCATCACCCGAAGACCCAGCACCAGCACAAGACCGGCCATCCTCACACGCACGAGCGCGAACACACCCACGGCCGCTCCCTCGCCGTCATCCGCGACCTCATCACCGCCGCATCCCTCCCCCCTGCCGTCAAACAAACCGCCATCCACACCTTCGAACTCCTCGGCGCCTCCGAAGCAAAGATCCACAACGTCCCCATCGAAAAAATTCACTTCCACGAAGTAGGTGCCGTCGACGCCATCGTCGACATCGTCGCCTCCGCCGCAGGCATCCACGCTCTCGCAATCGACAAGTGGTTTTCCTCCCCAATCAACGTTGGCGGCGGCACAGTGGACTGCGCCCACGGCCGCTTCCCCGTCCCCGCCCCCGCCACAGCCGATCTCCTCCGCGGCCTCCCCACCTACTCCGCCCACATCGAAAAAGAGCTTGTCACCCCTACCGGAGCCGCCCTCCTCCGCGCCCTCGCCCCCACCTTCGGCCCGCAACCAGCCATGCGCGTCGAGCACATCGGCTACGGCGCCGGCACCCGCAACCCGAAGGACTTCCCCAACGTCCTCCGCCTCAGCATCGGCGAAGCCGACAACTCCACCCACGCCGCCCCATCCCTAGAGCACTCCCTCAACAAACACCACCCACACAACTCACAAACCGTCACCGTCCTCGAAACCGCACTCGACGATCTCTCCCCGCAGATCCTCGCCTACGTCTCCGAAACAGCCTTGGCGCAAGGTGCGCTGGACGTCATGCTCACTCCCGTCATCATGAAAAAGGGCCGCCCCGGCACCCTCCTCACTATCCTCTGCAATCCCTCTGACAGCCCCGCCCTCCAGCAACTCATCCTTCGCGAAACCAGCACCCTTGGCCTCCGCATCCGTCAGGACACCCGCGTCTGCGTCGACCGCCACCACGCCACCGTCACCACACCCTACGGCGACATCCGCGTAAAGATCGGGACCCTCAACGGCGAGCAGTGCAACATCGCTCCCGAGTTCGAGGACTGCCGTGCCGCCGCCGCAAAACACAACGTCCCTTTGAAGCTGGTTCAACAAATCGCCATCGCTGCCTACCTCAAATAA
- a CDS encoding aldo/keto reductase, with translation MERRDFLKSATAASVSAAIPLNAQASQPPTQPIKRPESPDMIYRELGTTGERVSAIGMGGYHLGKQKDPAESIQLVHAGVNRGITFLDNCWDYNDGISEVRVGQALRNGYRQKVFLMTKIDGRTADEYNKQLEQSLGRLQTDMIDLVQFHEVIRMEDPDRIFASGGAIEAAVAAQKAGKIRYIGFTGHKDPAVHLRMLETAQKHSFHFDTVQMPINVMDAHFRSFEKEVMPVALKQGIGILAMKTFGDPFILKSNTVQPIEALHYGLTQPVSVVITGIDNTQTLDQAFEATRTFKPLDQTQISSLLARTATAASEGKFELFKTTNHYDGTAANPKWLG, from the coding sequence ATGGAGCGCAGAGACTTTCTCAAATCCGCAACCGCCGCAAGCGTCAGCGCAGCGATCCCGCTCAACGCGCAGGCCTCTCAGCCCCCGACTCAACCCATCAAACGCCCCGAATCCCCCGACATGATCTACCGCGAACTCGGCACCACCGGCGAGCGCGTCTCCGCCATCGGCATGGGCGGCTATCACCTCGGCAAACAGAAGGACCCCGCCGAGAGCATTCAGCTCGTCCATGCGGGCGTTAACCGCGGCATCACCTTCCTCGACAACTGCTGGGACTACAACGACGGCATCTCCGAGGTACGCGTAGGCCAGGCCCTCCGCAACGGCTACCGCCAGAAGGTCTTCCTCATGACCAAGATCGACGGCCGTACCGCCGACGAGTACAACAAGCAACTCGAGCAATCCCTCGGTCGCCTCCAGACCGACATGATCGATCTCGTCCAGTTCCACGAAGTCATCCGCATGGAAGACCCCGACCGCATCTTCGCCTCTGGAGGAGCCATCGAAGCCGCCGTCGCCGCGCAAAAAGCCGGCAAGATTCGTTACATCGGCTTCACCGGCCACAAAGATCCCGCCGTCCATCTCCGCATGCTCGAGACCGCGCAAAAGCACAGCTTCCACTTCGACACCGTCCAGATGCCCATCAACGTCATGGACGCGCACTTCCGCTCCTTCGAAAAAGAGGTCATGCCCGTCGCCCTCAAACAAGGCATCGGCATCCTCGCCATGAAGACCTTCGGCGATCCCTTCATCCTCAAGAGCAACACCGTCCAACCCATCGAAGCCCTCCACTACGGCCTCACCCAGCCCGTCTCGGTCGTCATCACCGGCATCGACAACACCCAAACCCTGGACCAGGCCTTCGAAGCCACCCGCACCTTCAAGCCCCTCGATCAAACCCAGATCAGTTCTCTACTGGCCCGCACCGCCACCGCAGCCAGCGAAGGCAAATTCGAACTCTTCAAAACCACCAACCACTACGACGGCACTGCGGCAAACCCAAAGTGGCTGGGATAG
- the larB gene encoding nickel pincer cofactor biosynthesis protein LarB, giving the protein MNKATLLELLAAVQTGAITPAAASQRLADMPYEDIGHARIDHHRTLRTGLPEVIYAQGKSPQQTIEIFTRMAAAGTDVLATRADDATATMVLAAHPKAIHHPSARAITLRQSPHEDPKGRIAILSAGTSDQPIAEEAAVTAELFNAKVTRLYDVGVAGLHRLLSVRDQLTQADVVIVCAGMEGALPSVVGGLVGVPVIAVPTSVGYGASFDGAAALLGVLNSCSPNVTVVNIDNGFGAAYTAVLIARASVRRS; this is encoded by the coding sequence ATGAACAAAGCCACCCTCCTAGAACTCCTCGCCGCCGTCCAAACCGGAGCCATCACCCCAGCCGCTGCCTCCCAGCGCCTCGCCGACATGCCCTACGAGGACATCGGCCACGCCCGCATCGACCACCACCGCACCCTCCGCACCGGCCTTCCCGAAGTCATCTACGCCCAGGGAAAATCCCCCCAGCAAACAATCGAAATCTTCACCCGCATGGCCGCCGCCGGAACGGACGTCCTCGCCACCCGCGCCGACGACGCCACCGCCACCATGGTTCTCGCCGCCCACCCCAAAGCCATCCACCACCCCTCTGCCCGCGCCATCACCCTCAGGCAATCTCCCCACGAAGACCCAAAGGGCCGCATCGCCATCCTCAGCGCTGGAACCAGCGACCAGCCCATCGCCGAAGAGGCTGCCGTCACCGCCGAGCTCTTCAACGCCAAAGTCACCCGCCTCTACGACGTAGGCGTAGCCGGCCTTCACCGTCTCCTCTCCGTCCGCGACCAACTCACTCAAGCCGACGTCGTGATCGTCTGCGCCGGCATGGAGGGCGCACTCCCCTCCGTTGTCGGCGGATTAGTCGGAGTTCCCGTCATCGCCGTCCCCACCTCGGTCGGCTACGGAGCCAGCTTCGATGGAGCCGCCGCTCTCTTGGGAGTGCTTAACTCCTGTTCCCCAAACGTTACCGTAGTAAATATAGACAACGGCTTCGGCGCAGCCTACACTGCCGTATTAATCGCACGTGCCTCCGTCCGTCGTAGCTGA
- a CDS encoding SDR family NAD(P)-dependent oxidoreductase, with translation MGHPLFDLSGKSAVVVGGTSGIGLAMAVGLAEAGADVVASSRRLEQVDEAAKEIEATGRRSLRLTSDVADRASLQALLDGTVKAFGKVDILVNCAGKIKREPTLSVTEETWDGIMDTNVTGTLRACQIFGKHMLERGYGRILNIASLNTFVSLKEVTAYAASKAAVGALTKSLAVEWSAQGVTVNAIAPGVFRTALNQKLLDESDRGKELLMRTPMGRFGKTSELVGAAIFLASDASAFITGEILVVDGGFLASGVNQ, from the coding sequence ATGGGGCATCCGTTGTTTGATTTGAGTGGCAAGTCGGCTGTGGTGGTGGGGGGTACGTCGGGGATTGGGTTGGCGATGGCGGTGGGGCTGGCGGAGGCTGGCGCGGATGTGGTGGCGAGTTCGCGGCGGCTAGAGCAGGTGGATGAGGCGGCGAAGGAGATCGAGGCTACGGGGCGGAGGTCGCTGCGGCTGACCTCGGACGTTGCGGATCGGGCGAGCCTGCAGGCGCTGCTGGATGGGACAGTGAAGGCGTTCGGCAAGGTCGATATCCTCGTCAACTGCGCGGGGAAGATCAAGCGAGAGCCTACGCTGAGTGTCACGGAGGAGACCTGGGATGGCATCATGGATACAAACGTGACTGGAACGCTGCGAGCCTGCCAGATCTTCGGCAAGCATATGCTCGAGCGCGGCTACGGGCGCATTTTGAACATCGCCTCTTTGAACACTTTTGTGAGCCTGAAGGAGGTCACGGCTTATGCGGCCAGCAAGGCTGCGGTTGGAGCGTTGACCAAGTCTCTGGCGGTGGAGTGGAGCGCACAGGGTGTGACGGTGAATGCAATTGCTCCCGGCGTCTTTCGCACGGCGTTGAACCAGAAGCTGCTGGACGAGAGCGATCGGGGCAAAGAGTTGTTGATGCGAACTCCCATGGGGCGCTTCGGTAAGACCTCTGAGCTGGTGGGTGCGGCGATCTTTCTGGCGAGCGATGCTTCAGCGTTTATCACGGGCGAGATCCTTGTGGTGGATGGCGGCTTTCTTGCCAGCGGGGTGAATCAGTAG
- a CDS encoding gluconokinase, with amino-acid sequence MIVVLMGVSGSGKTTIGTLLAERAGAVFADGDDYHPLANKQKMAAGHPLDDEDRQPWLEVLNGLLRDWFAEGKNGVLACSALKASYRATLQAGMPKSAVSFVLLEASKEMLEARLAARKHEFMNAGLLDSQLATLEMPNDAIRVVNDRSPDEVVSQILAQISLSGTRV; translated from the coding sequence ATGATTGTGGTGTTGATGGGCGTGAGCGGATCGGGCAAGACGACTATTGGGACGCTGCTGGCGGAGCGCGCGGGCGCGGTATTTGCCGATGGCGATGATTACCATCCGCTGGCGAACAAGCAGAAGATGGCTGCTGGGCATCCGCTCGACGATGAGGATCGTCAGCCGTGGCTTGAGGTGCTGAACGGGCTGTTGCGGGACTGGTTTGCGGAAGGGAAGAACGGCGTTCTGGCGTGCTCGGCGCTGAAGGCTAGCTATCGAGCTACGCTGCAGGCAGGGATGCCGAAGAGCGCAGTAAGCTTCGTGTTGCTGGAGGCATCGAAGGAGATGCTTGAGGCTCGTCTAGCGGCGCGGAAGCACGAGTTCATGAATGCTGGGTTGCTGGATAGTCAGCTTGCGACGCTCGAGATGCCGAACGATGCTATTCGAGTCGTGAATGATCGATCGCCAGATGAGGTCGTGAGCCAGATTCTGGCACAGATTTCGCTGAGTGGAACTCGAGTTTGA
- a CDS encoding lactate racemase domain-containing protein gives MSLFFAAGSETTEMSPTEVQANLFQALDKLGQRKKVLAIPPDFTRMHSQSGVLTELAWHYYKDKLTDILPALGTHKPMTDEEIAAMYGATPRSLFRVHNWRNDVVTLGEVPSEFMYEVSEGKLDYTWPAQVNKLLRDGGHDLILSIGQVVPHEVVGMANYNKNVFIGTGGAIGIHRSHFLGAVYGMERMMGRADTPVRRVLNYASEHFASHMPIVYVQTVVAKNADGKLVIRGLYIGDDAECFELAAALSLKVNFKMMDREIKKAVVFLDPHEFKSTWLGNKSIYRTRMALADNAELIVLAPGVHEFGEDAAIDTLIRKYGYCGTPKTLEAVKEDPQLAGNLSAAAHLIHGSSEGRFTIRYCPGHLTREEIEGVNFEYGDLAEMTSKYNPALLADGWNVVDGEEIFYISNPGLGLWAYQGRFES, from the coding sequence ATGAGCCTCTTTTTCGCCGCTGGCAGCGAGACAACGGAGATGTCGCCCACAGAAGTGCAGGCAAACCTCTTCCAGGCCCTGGACAAACTCGGCCAGCGTAAGAAAGTCCTCGCAATTCCGCCCGATTTCACGCGCATGCACTCCCAAAGCGGCGTCCTCACTGAACTTGCGTGGCATTACTACAAAGATAAACTCACCGACATCCTCCCCGCTCTGGGCACGCACAAACCAATGACGGACGAAGAGATTGCAGCCATGTACGGCGCAACTCCGCGAAGCCTCTTCCGCGTCCACAACTGGCGCAACGACGTCGTCACACTCGGAGAAGTACCCAGCGAATTCATGTACGAAGTCAGCGAAGGAAAGCTCGACTACACCTGGCCCGCACAAGTGAACAAACTACTGCGTGACGGTGGACACGATCTCATCCTCTCCATAGGCCAGGTCGTTCCTCATGAAGTGGTCGGTATGGCGAACTACAACAAGAACGTATTTATAGGCACGGGCGGAGCCATTGGAATCCACCGTAGCCACTTCCTGGGTGCGGTGTACGGAATGGAACGCATGATGGGCCGCGCCGATACTCCTGTCCGACGTGTGCTGAACTACGCGAGCGAACATTTCGCCAGCCACATGCCGATTGTCTATGTGCAGACGGTGGTAGCCAAAAACGCTGACGGAAAGCTGGTCATTCGCGGCCTCTACATAGGTGATGATGCAGAGTGCTTCGAACTCGCCGCAGCTCTCAGTCTCAAGGTCAACTTCAAGATGATGGATCGAGAGATTAAGAAGGCAGTTGTCTTCCTCGATCCACACGAGTTCAAAAGCACATGGCTGGGAAACAAGAGCATCTATCGCACCCGCATGGCGCTTGCGGACAACGCAGAACTGATCGTCCTCGCTCCAGGTGTCCATGAATTCGGCGAAGACGCAGCCATCGATACCTTGATCAGAAAGTACGGCTACTGCGGCACTCCTAAAACACTAGAAGCTGTCAAAGAAGATCCGCAGCTTGCTGGAAATTTAAGTGCTGCCGCCCACCTTATCCATGGGTCTAGTGAGGGGCGCTTTACCATTCGTTATTGCCCGGGCCACCTGACCCGGGAGGAGATCGAAGGCGTGAACTTCGAGTATGGCGATCTGGCGGAGATGACCTCGAAGTACAATCCTGCTTTGCTGGCAGACGGTTGGAACGTAGTGGATGGGGAAGAGATCTTCTATATCTCCAATCCTGGTCTTGGGCTTTGGGCTTATCAGGGTCGCTTCGAGAGCTAG